The following are encoded in a window of Dictyostelium discoideum AX4 chromosome 6 chromosome, whole genome shotgun sequence genomic DNA:
- the clcF gene encoding CLC 1/2 family protein: protein MSTSKYSKMISSKHGYKKTRIKNNTSDSDLFNLVMPKADVVGFKSKQGGISRQAISWAKFARLNNFYIWLFLAAVGLLGSIYLVAVDLIFKYVVFSWREAFMSLTENYFLQYLSFIAWTVALATGSCFIIKKICPAAVGSGIPDLKSIFSGFWNPFVVAPMVLLWKTIGLLLSYGSGLSIGKEGPYIHISATLANTLLSIKPFKSIAQNDTQRSQLLAACCALGVAATFGSPIGGVLFSIEATGTFYLISNYWRAFFTATVGAVGIKILLSNPSNDLLESFRTHFADLNLASAQLIAFIILGVLCGLLASLFISLYTKIYNWKKHNAELFKKITPFGEVIIVAAATAILSFPLKFLRLDHATAVHTMFTATPDSDNSEVLSELAVWTDSMPFNHGIILACFLYVVVKLVLTAVSITLPIPYGIYIPLFAIGSAVGRFVGELMLVLFPNSKEIYPTGYAVVGAAALCGGATRTVSSAMIILELTNDLTYMVPVLLGVVLSCGIGNLLNHSIYDCFLKNKNLPYLPFYKAKSDSLIARDVMKRDLYYVCQNTTLSQISNLLKRVDEHSIPVVSSDNDLQLIGTISTTTLEEVIAYHERLHSYSKSPLSLSDNGIDINDNDNNDNINNNQNNNNNNNNNNNNNNSNNQNNSLVSEAIEMNVLSDSDNDENNNLIPNIPINDNNIIIQNNIRNNNNNNFSDNNNNYNNNNYNNNNNNNNDNNTNNDNNINNNSNDINESISEETTIDLVQMELQNPWVVIDSSPFQIQETMPVRKIVFMFMMLGGNILYVTNKGKLTGVVAKTELVHQNNNKH, encoded by the exons atgagTACAAGTAAATACTCaaaaat gATATCAAGTAAACAtggatataaaaaaacaagaattaagAATAATACATCAGATTcggatttatttaatttggtAATGCCAAAAGCAGATGTTGttggatttaaatcaaaacaagGTGGTATTTCAAGACAAGCTATATCATGGGCTAAATTTGcaagattaaataatttttatatttggttATTTTTAGCGGCAGTTGGTTTATTAGGATCAATTTATTTGGTAGCGgtagatttaatatttaaatatgttGTATTTTCATGGAGAGAAGCATTCATGAGCTTGACAGAGAATTATTTCTTACAATATCTTAGCTTCATTGCATGGACTGTTGCATTGGCGACTGGAAGTTgtttcatcattaaaaagATATGTCCTGCAGCTGTTGGATCGGGTATACcagatttaaaatcaatattctCTGGATTTTGGAACCCATTCGTTGTGGCACCTATGGTGTTGTTATGGAAAACCATTGGTTTGCTATTATCTTATGGTAGTGGGTTGTCAATTGGTAAGGAGGGACCATACATTCATATCAGTGCGACATTGGCAAATACATTACTCTCAATTAAACCATTCAAATCAATCGCTCAAAATGATACTCAACGTTCTCAATTGTTGGCAGCATGTTGTGCTTTGGGTGTTGCCGCTACATTTGGGTCACCCATTGGTGGAGTATTATTCTCAATTGAGGCCACTggtactttttatttaatttcaaactATTGGAGAGCATTTTTCACAGCTACTGTTGGTGCGGTCGGTATTAAAATCCTCTTGTCAAATCCTTCAAATGATCTATTGGAATCTTTTCGTACTCATTTCGCTGATTTAAATCTTGCAAGTGCTCAATTAATTGCTTTCATCATTTTAGGTGTACTTTGTGGTTTATTAGCTTCATTATTCATCTCTCTTTATactaaaatttataattggaAAAAACATAATGCtgaactttttaaaaagataac acCATTTGGTGAAGTTATAATTGTAGCAGCAGCAACAGCAATTTTAAGTTTtccattaaaatttttaagattAGATCATGCGACAGCAGTACATACAATGTTTACAGCAACACCAGATAGTGATAATAGTGAGGTATTATCGGAGTTGGCAGTTTGGACCGATTCAATGCCATTCAATCATGGTATTATTTTAGCATGTTTTTTATATGTAGTTGTCAAATTGGTATTAACAGCCGTCTCTATTACATTACCAATTCCATATGGTATTTATATTCCATTGTTTGCAATTGGTTCAGCAGTTGGTAGATTCGTTGGTGAACTTATGTTGGTTTTATTCCCAAATTCAAAAGAGATTTATCCAACTGGTTATGCTGTGGTAGGAGCGGCTGCACTTTGTGGTGGTGCCACTAGAACCGTAAGTTCAGCAATGATTATTTTGGAATTAACAAACGATTTAACATATATGGTACCAGTATTATTGGGTGTAGTACTTTCTTGTGGTATTGGTAATCTATTAAATCATTCAATCTATGATTGTTTCCTAAAGAATAAGAATTTACCATATTTACCATTCTATAAAGCGAAATCCGATAGTTTAATAGCACGAGATGTAATGAAACGTGACCTCTACTATGTTTGTCAAAATACAACTTTATCTCAAATTTCAAATCTCTTAAAGAGAGTCGATGAACATTCAATTCCAGTAGTTTCCTCAGATAAtgatttacaattaattggtactatctcaacaacaactttaGAAGAAGTAATTGCATATCATGAACGTTTGCATTCTTATTCAAAATCACCATTATCTTTATCTGATAATGGTATTGatataaatgataatgacaataatgataatattaataataatcaaaataataataataataataataataataataataataataatagtaataatcaaaataattcacTAGTTAGTGAAGCAATTGAAATGAATGTTTTATCAGATtcagataatgatgaaaataataatttaataccaaatattccaattaatgataataatattattattcaaaataatataagaaataataataataataattttagcgataataataataattataataataataattataataataataataataataataatgataataatacgaataatgataataatataaataataattcaaacgATATAAATGAGTCAATCTCAGAGGAAACAACAATTGATTTAGTTCAAATGGAGTTACAAAATCCTTGGGTTGTCATTGATTCATCCCCATTCCAAATTCAAGAAACGATGCCAGTTAGAAAGATCGTTTTTATGTTTATGATGTTGGGCggtaatattttatatgttACCAACAAAGGAAAATTAACTGGTGTTGTTGCGAAAACGGAATTAGTgcatcaaaataataataaacattaa